A genome region from Perca fluviatilis chromosome 20, GENO_Pfluv_1.0, whole genome shotgun sequence includes the following:
- the snapc1b gene encoding snRNA-activating protein complex subunit 1b → MDFCRKQVKSDCEELLGRFQTTDSVRFEIFSKIWREMNFSQIFYGTVNHEKRAFSRLILDTAYSFFLPPFSFQIRVGGLYLLYSLYHCQRASPPEQIRLALKNWEDVKKFEKDAVDAQHLDVIYILRQLMLRKAFNFTAMPTVLVFNKKRKMERAALCEAFMERASRPQELINIELLEELSNVDDHYGKLKTSVGLQEDPSINLIRKELVPELRSTVVDFYKWQQKKGGAGGHEDEDSGEGTSSQQECSKRAQLISSIKSKAYGEAAEASKSRRHRQVEVDYTSYEAGPSLASGYSRTNKPSLKARTNENVHVSGDLWEEATRTTHINRLTTLDLVPEEKPKTYKRFKW, encoded by the exons ATGGACTTCTGTCGGAAACAAGTCAAGTCCGACTGTGAGGAGCTGCTCGGCCGCTTCCAGACCACCGACTCAGTCCGCTTCGAGATCTTCTCCAAAATATGGAGGGAAATGAATTTCTCACAGATTTTCTA CGGCACGGTGAATCATGAGAAGCGGGCGTTCAGCCGTCTGATTCTGGACACGGCCTACAGCTTCTTCCTGCCTCCGTTCAGCTTCCAGATCAGAGTGGGGGGGCTCTACCTGCTGTACAGCCTTTATCACTGTCAGAGAGCCTCGCCCCCAGAGCAG aTCCGTCTGGCGCTGAAGAACTGGGAGGACGTGAAGAAGTTTGAGAAGGACGCTGTGGACGCTCAGCACCTCGACGTCATTTACATCCTCCGCCAGCTGATGCTCCGCAAAGCTTTCAACTTCACCGCCATGCCCACTGTG CTGGTCTTCAACAAGAAGAGGAAGATGGAGCGGGCAGCGCTCTGCGAGGCATTCATGGAGCGTGCGTCTCGTCCACAGGAGCTGATCAACATCGAGCTGCTGGAG GAATTGTCCAACGTTGATGATCACTATGGAAAGCTGAAGACGTCCGTCGGTCTGCAGGAGGATCCGTCCATCAACCTGATCCGAAAAGAGCTGGTCCCTGAGCTCCGCAGTACTGTGGTGGACTTCTACAAGTGGCAACAAAAGAAG GGCGGGGCTGGTGGACATGAAGATGAAGACAGCGGTGAGGGAACGTCCTCTCAGCAGGAG TGCTCTAAAAGAGCCCAGCTCATCTCCTCCATCAAATCCAAGGCTTACGGAGAGGCAGCAGAG GCCTCCAAGTCCCGCCGTCATCGTCAGGTGGAGGTGGATTACACCAGTTACGAGGCGGGACCCTCCCTCGCGTCCGGTTACAGCAGAACCAACAAGCCGTCACTCAAAGCCAGAACCAATGAGAACGTACATGTCTCAG GTGACTTGTGGGAAGAAGCCACTAGGACAACTCACATCAACCGTCTCACCACACTGGACTTAGTCCCTGAAG AAAAACCCAAAACGTACAAACGATTCAAGTGGTGA
- the yipf6 gene encoding protein YIPF6 gives MAAAEEASRPFAGLSDVSISEDIPVEGDISVPVGPSTRRDEEFSTLDEPVKETILRDLRAVGNKFIHVLYPKRSTALLRDWDLWGPLLLCVTLALLLQGGAADSDDQGGPQFAEVFVIIWFGSIIITLNSKLLGGTISFFQSLCVLGYCILPLTVAMAVCRIVLVGGSGTVSFAVRLVVVTASFGWSTFASTAFLADSQPPDRKALVVYPVFLFYFVIGWMILTFSPSQ, from the exons ATGGCGGCAGCGGAGGAGGCCAGCAGGCCGTTCGCCGGACTGTCAGACGTCTCCATCTCGGAGGACATCCCGGTGGAGGGAGACATTTCTGTGCCCGTCGGCCCGTCCACCAGGCGGGACGAGGAGTTCTCCACGCTGGACGAGCCCGTGAAGGAGACCATCCTGCGGGACCTGCGGGCGGTGGGGAACAAGTTCATCCACGTCCTGTACCCGAAGCGGAGCACTGCTCTGCTGCGGGACTGGGACCTGTGGGGCCCGCTGCTGCTCTGCGTCACGCTGGCTCTGCTGCTGCAGGGCGGCGCCGCGGACAGCGACGACCAGGGGGGGCCGCAGTTCGCCGAG GTCTTCGTCATCATTTGGTTCGGCTCCATCATCATCACCCTCAACTCCAAGCTGCTGGGTGGCACCATCTCCTTCTTCCAGAGCCTGTGTGTGTTGGGCTACTGCATCCTGCCTCTGACGGTGGCCATGGCCGTGTGCCGGATCGTCCTGGTTGGCGGCTCGGGGACGGTCAGCTTCGCCGTGCGGCTGGTGGTGGTGACGGCGTCCTTCGGCTGGTCCACCTTCGCCTCCACGGCCTTCCTCGCCGACAGCCAGCCTCCCGACCGCAAGGCGCTGGTGGTGTACCCGGTGTTCCTTTTCTACTTCGTGATTGGGTGGATGATCCTGACGTTCTCACCGTCACAGTAG